TGGCGCCAATCGTCGTTGACAAACCGCAACGCACTCAGGCCGAAATCGGCTAAGAGGCGAGTATGCCGTAAGTGCTGGCCTGATTTCAAGGGAAGAAATCAAAGATCGTGGGTGCCACGGTTGGCTTGTCCAACCGAGTGCATTGCAGAGTGACCTGCCGTCTCAGGGCGCTTCGTGCGCCAGACCGTTCATCATTCCGCCTTCATCATTTCCTCAGTTCATTTCCCCAACTTGATTTCCACCTTGCCGGCGGAGTCGGTCGCGGCGCGGGCCATGCCGGTCGTGTTGAATTGCATCGAGATGTGCCCCTGGCCGTCGACGGCGATCAGCCCACCGGTGTCGGGCTGTAGCACGTCGTCGATCACCACGTGTACGGCCTTATCCAAGGGAAACTCTTTGTACTGCATCAAAGCGGCCACGTGAAAGGCGATACTGTTACGGATGAAATACTCTCCGGTGCCCGTGCAGCTGACGGCACAGGTGGCGTTGTCGGCGTAAGTGCCCGCGCCCAGGATTGGCGAATCGCCGACGCGGCCCCACCGTTTGTTCGTTAGTCCGCCGGTCGACGTGCCGGCTGCCAGGTTGCCGTGCTTATCGAGCGCCACGCAGCCGACCGTTCCTTTGTGGGCTTTGGCCTGGCGTTTTCTCTTTTCTTTTTCGACGGCCTCTTGCCACTGCTGACGGCGATCATCGGTGCTGAAGTAACTGTTCGGCACGCGCTCGATCTGGGGCTTATCGCGCATCTCGTCGGCAAAACTTTCTGCTCCTACGCCCAGCAACAGCACATGCGGCGTTTCGGTCATTACCAGGCGGGCCAGCGAAATCGGATTCTTGACCGTGGTGACTCCCGCGACGCCGCCTCCTTGATGTGTCGCACCGTCCATGATCGAGGCATCGAGCTCGTGGTGGCCGGCACTATTAAAAACCGCGCCGCGGCCGGCATTGAACAACGGATCGTCCTCGAGCGCACGCAACGTCTGCTCGACCGTGTCGAGCGACGTGCCGCCAGCGGCCAGTATTTTGCGGCCCACATCCAAGGCCTTTTCTAAGGAGTCGTGGTAGTGGCGTTTCTCGTCGCCCGAAAGCTTGTCTGGCTCGACGCCGGCTCCGCCGTGGATGGCGATGGCGAATTCAGGCTTGTTCATAGGTTGATCGGCGGCGGTGGCAGGTTTGCAAAACAAAGCGGCCCCTATCAGCAGAGCGCTCAGGCAGAACTGCGTGCGACAGAATGTCGTCATCGGTGAAAAGCTCCTGGGGCATGCTGCGACGTACAGGCGGCTTGGCATCGCATAGGTTACAATCAGCTCGCGCCGCGAGCCAGTGGCGACAACCGGGCAGTAGCCGGATGAACTAGCGACCGCTGAACTGGTGCCTCGTCAACGCTTAAATTTCGGGTTGGGGTTCCATGGCCACGCTCGTCGTGGCCATGCCGAAGCATCCTGAGAATACGTGTCTACAGAAGGAGCATGCTCACGCAAGCGTGAGCATGGCACCCGAACATTTGGATTTGACGCAGCACTAGCGACCGCCGACATTGCAAAAAGTCGTGTGCCGCGATTGCACGGCCGCCCGTCACGATCCTAGGAAGGAGCCTGTCATGCTCAAAACGATTCTGATCGCGCTCGTGCTAGGGTTTCTCTCGTGTGGACTAATGTGCGGCGGAATCTTCTATTTCTCGTTCGAATCGGGCGCGAAGCACCAAGACCAATTCTTTACCACCATCTCGACGGGTAACTCAGCGCAAGTCGAGGCGCTACTCGCCCCGTCGTTGCGAGCGAAGGTCGACGAACCGCTGTTGGCGGCCTGGATCGCCTCGATCAACAAAAACCTCGGCCCATTTCAGAAGCTGAGCAGTACCGATTTCTCGACATTTTCGCGTCTCGGTCCCAACGGCAAACAGCTCGACACGAAAGGAACCGTGGAATTCGCGCAAGGCACGGCCAAGTCGCGGTTAGTGTTCGTCAATAATCTCGTCGAGGAATTCACAGTCACCTCGCCCCAGCTTCCCGACGATTGGTGGGTGCCGGCCGCGGAGAGCGACTTTTACCAGCGGCGCGGCGAAGAGTTTCTGACCGCGCTGCTGCGGGGCGATACTCCCAAGGCATTCTCACTGGTCGATCCCGCGCTGCAGCAGGTCACACCGCAAGAAAAGATGGCAGACTTGGCAGAGACATTCGTGGCCAAAGAGGGACTCCCGCAACAGATCGATTACGCCGCGCGCCGGGTTGAGGCCAAAGCCGCGCATCAGCTGCGGATCTTTTACAAGCTGCCCGAAAAAGAGGGGGAGACGTTCGCCTCGGTCTCTTTCGTATTCAAAGAGCTGCAAGCACAGATCGTCGATTTCGAACTGGGGGTCGATGCGGCCGAGATCAAGGACGCAGCCGCGCCACGTGCCGTGCCGGAAACGGCCTTGTAAGAGACGATGGCGCGCAGATCGTTCTGCTAGCACGCGCCGGCGTGGTTTAGCCTGCTGGCACAGGGCGGAATTCGCCTTGCCGCGTCTGGGATATTTGGGCACAATTCGGCCCGCGCCTGGCAAGCTGCCCATGATCGGCGCGACGATTTTCGTCGCGTGAAGCCAGTTCGCCAGCGGTTTGCGCGCGGAGCGCCGCCGCGAGGATGGATTGTAACAGAACTGACAAGGAGGTCCGACATGATACGAAGCATAGTGATGCTCGGCGTTTTGGGCGCGGTGCTGGTTGGCGCCGGCATTTTGCATGTGAACTACAACAAGGACACCGGCAGCGCCACGGTCTCGATCGATAAGAAGAAGGCCGAGCACGCCGCCGCCGAAGTCATTGACGAGGCGAAGGTCCTGGAAGCCAACCTGGAAAGCGGTCAGCAGCAGACCACCAAGTAAGGCCGGCGGATTGCCGTCACGGCTGGGGCAACAACAGTCGCCCGCGGGCACCGGTCGCCGGTGGCACCCGTGGCGAGTGGTACCGTGGATTACGGTCAGCCTGCGACCATCGTGCAGCGCTTGTTCAGCAGCATTGCCGCACGGGGGCGCTGCGCGTCTACTGCGCCCGGCTTGTGAGATTCCATGAGGCTATCGTCCCGCGGTTTCTCGGCCGGGGACGATAGCTGTTTTTGGAGCGCCGCGCCCGGCATCGAATTTCAGCCGGCCCGAATCTGTACTAGAGCCTCGACCCGCGATCGTAATGCGCGGCCACAGGAAGCTCCCCCTGCTGCGGTGGCATCGAAATCACCCCAGTACGACCTTGGATTCGGGTGTTAACGGCTATAGTGGTGCTTGATCATCCCCTGCCTGGGGGCAACTGCGGCCAAAAATGGGCTACCTTTGCATGAGGTGCGTATTCCCAAGAAGGGCGGCGCGGATTCTCTGCGATGCCGTCCCCAGCGACACGCGACGCGGCGGTCCGCTCAGGAGTGTTCGAGGCAGGCAATTTGCGATCGAGTCGAGTATAGTCGTCACCAAACGCAGCGGTCCGAACAGACAGCAATCATGACGACCGACTCTCGCATCACAGACTTGCTCTCTCGCTGGGACTCGCTCCGCGAGCAGGGGCAAACATTGTCTGTGGAAGAACTGTGCGGCCAACATCCGGAGCTCGCCGACGAGCTGCGCAAGCATCTCGAACTGGCCGATCGTCCGTCGGGCTCGGTCAATGAAACTCTCAACGAGCCGGCGACCGCCGAATCAGACCCCTCGAGCGAAGTCGCCAAGGCCAGTCCGCGTACCAAGACAAACTATCCGAACGTGCCCGGCTATGAGTTCGTCGGCGAGTTGGGCCGCGGCGGCATGGGCGTCGTCTACAAGGCGCGGCAAACGAATCTGAATCGCCTGGTGGCCATCAAGACCATCCTGGCGGGAGAGCAGGCGGGCACGCGCGACCGGGCGCGATTCTACGCCGAAGCCGAAGCCGTCGCGCGGCTCGGCCATGCCAACATCGTGCAGATCTATGACATCGGCGAGTGCGACGGCGCACCGTATTTCTCGATGGAGTTTGTCGACGGCCCTAGCCTGCATCGCCGGCTGGAAAGCAAGCCCGTCGATGCGACCACCGCGGCATTGCTGATCGAGACGGTGGCGCTGGCGATCGACTATGCACATCAGCGCGGAATCGTGCATCGCGATCTGAAGCCCGCCAACATTCTGATGGCGGGACCGGCGGACGCCTCGTTGCAAGATTGCACGCCCAAGCTCACCGACTTTGGCCTGGCGCGGCAACTGCAAGAAGACGTGCGCTTGACGCAGACCGGCGTCGTGTTGGGAACGCCCTGCTACATGGCGCCCGAGCAGGTCGAAGACCCCACGGCCGATATTCATCC
The sequence above is drawn from the Pirellulales bacterium genome and encodes:
- a CDS encoding isoaspartyl peptidase/L-asparaginase — translated: MTTFCRTQFCLSALLIGAALFCKPATAADQPMNKPEFAIAIHGGAGVEPDKLSGDEKRHYHDSLEKALDVGRKILAAGGTSLDTVEQTLRALEDDPLFNAGRGAVFNSAGHHELDASIMDGATHQGGGVAGVTTVKNPISLARLVMTETPHVLLLGVGAESFADEMRDKPQIERVPNSYFSTDDRRQQWQEAVEKEKRKRQAKAHKGTVGCVALDKHGNLAAGTSTGGLTNKRWGRVGDSPILGAGTYADNATCAVSCTGTGEYFIRNSIAFHVAALMQYKEFPLDKAVHVVIDDVLQPDTGGLIAVDGQGHISMQFNTTGMARAATDSAGKVEIKLGK